The following are from one region of the Nicotiana tabacum cultivar K326 chromosome 3, ASM71507v2, whole genome shotgun sequence genome:
- the LOC107820731 gene encoding RHOMBOID-like protein 9, chloroplastic isoform X1, which yields MVCTNVLMGRIHHNGCISQLVVPKISHVYKENKRMHLFVSRLSHSTQRSIFGTVKSALNSQEKQLRALDSYFKKLHNSTGASSSNEIEELTGKKHQLKAEKSLKSLNDFSGKANGGAESKLHALSASDDDETFEEASYFSMKMINSGGRAKKLKQYMKLKAKDIDSSNQESSRFYFIGILASINIAVFLFETASPVRNSEIGMLSLPMVYGAKINHLILLGEWWRLLTPMFLHSGVLHIALGCWVLLSFGPQVCKAYGSFAFFLIYILGGISGNLISFLHTPEPTVGGTGPGFALIGAWLIYQVRNKDMLGKESMIEKAIMATAFSFVLSNFGPIDNWAHFGAALMGIAYGYLTCPTLQVDNAASESSQKEGITLVKQYSDPCKSLLYFSVFILLLASLLLVIEPPLNSIAEAVDRF from the exons ATGGTCTGCACTAATGTACTAATGGGAAGAATTCATCACAATGGATGCATCTCACAGCTGGTTGTGCCTAAAATAAGTCATGTATATAAGGAGAATAAAAGAATGCACCTCTTCGTATCCCGGCTTTCACATAGTACTCAGAGAAGTATATTTGGGACAGTGAAATCTGCATTGAACAGTCAGGAGAAGCAACTGAGAGCCTTAGATTCTTACTTCAAGAAGCTCCATAATAGCACAGGAGCTTCATCTTCGAATGAGATAGAAGAACTAACTGGAAAAAAGCATCAACTTAAAGCAGAGAAGTCACTGaaatctttaaatgattttagtGGAAAAGCCAATGGAG GTGCAGAGTCAAAATTGCATGCTCTTTCTGCTTCTGATGATGACGAAACATTTGAAGAAGCATCATATTTTTCCATGAAAATGATCAACAGTGGTGGCAGGGCTAAGAAACTAAAACAGTACATGAAGTTAAAAGCTAAGGACATTGACAGTTCTAACCAAGAATCATCTCGTTTTTACTTTAT AGGAATACTGGCTTCTATAAACATTGCAGTTTTCCTCTTCGAAACAGCTAGTCCAGTCAGGAACTCTGAAATAGGGATGCTTTCACTTCCAATGGTATATGGTGCGAAGATAAATCATTTGATCCTACTTGGTGAATGGTGGAGACTTCTGACACCAATGTTTCTG CACTCAGGAGTCCTTCACATAGCCCTTGGTTGTTGGGTGCTTCTTAGTTTTGGGCCTCAAGTATGTAAAGCATACGGTTCATTTGCATTTTTCCTGATATATATTCTTGGAGGTATTTCTGGTAACCTCATCAGCTTTCTTCACACCCCAGAGCCAACTGTTGGAGGAACT GGACCTGGTTTTGCCCTAATAGGAGCATGGCTCATTTATCAAGTTCGTAACAAAGACATGCTAGGAAAAGAAAGCATGATTGAGAAGGCGATAATGGCTACTGCTTTCAGCTTTGTGCTTAGCAACTTTGGTCCCATAGATAACTG GGCACATTTTGGAGCAGCTTTAATGGGAATAGCATATGGCTATCTTACATGTCCAACTCTTCAAGTGGATAATGCAGCTTCAGAAAGTAGTCAAAAAGAAGGAATCACATTGGTTAAACAATATTCAGATCCTTGTAAATCTCTTCTTTACTTCTCAGTCTTCATTCTGCTGCTGGCTTCCTTGCTTTTGGTTATAGAACCTCCTCTTAACTCAATAGCTGAAGCTGTTGACAGGTTCTGA
- the LOC107820732 gene encoding uncharacterized protein LOC107820732 isoform X2, with amino-acid sequence MKLEPSMEQSTIGSSRRRDDGDFNLREWTLKAKISRENTNSRRFSASYIRSFREDAKSFRSNISISSTASSPGYTLREIDPSTYSFTTALKALQAKTVYSWEYMSPDGLALNSKWNEAEKYICNPLSGEVPLECLSAKTLSGRSFRQLTSKITMSAPLIYPSQFQTPQFQTKPPIKVVPHLSTHENEVQIPSKEKKSSITRDVGIQSSSPAYMSSKSPSPARTPSIEERSTKRCVADADDSPMTTPELKSEKLVEVKETRREEDTKRNGEQVEEMRNTSNNNYKGKQSSKSRYREIGAGCLSWRSLCMREKKHNSTSCKSIRRKKKKNNNNNIFLCHINGC; translated from the exons ATGAAGCTAGAACCTAGTATGGAACAGTCAACTATTGGAAGTTCAAGAAGGAGAGATGATGGAGACTTCAACTTAAGAGAATGGACTCTTAAGGCTAAAATTAGCAGAGAAAATACCAATTCAAGAAGATTTTCAGCTTCTTATATTAGAAGTTTCAGAGAAGATGCTAAGTCTTTTAGATCAAACATATCTATTTCAAGTACTGCTTCTTCCCCTGGCTACACCTTAAGAG AAATTGACCCTTCAACTTATTCTTTTACCACTGCCCTTAAAG CATTGCAGGCAAAAACAGTATATAGTTGGGAATACATGTCACCAGATGGATTGGCTCTAAATTCCAAGTGGAATGAAGCTGAGAAATATATCTGTAATCCATTATCAGGAGAAGTTCCTTTGGAATGTCTATCAGCAAAAACACTAAGTGGGAGATCATTTCGCCAATTAACCAGCAAAATCACCATGTCTGCACCTTTGATTTATCCTTCTCAATTTCAGACTCCACAATTCCAAACAAAACCTCCTATAAAAGTAGTACCTCATTTGTCTACACATGAAAATGAAGTACAAATTCCAAGCAAAG agaAGAAGAGTAGCATTACTAGAGATGTGGGAATACAGAGCAGTAGTCCAGCTTACATGAGTTCAAAGAGTCCAAGTCCTGCTCGTACTCCATCCATTGAGGAAAGATCTACAAAACGCTGCGTAGCAGATGCTGATGATTCACCTATGACTACTCCTGAATTAAAATCTGAGAAACTG GTGGAAGTGAAAGAAACAAGACGAGAAGAAGACACAAAAAGAAATggggagcaggtggaagagatgagaAATACAAGTAATAATAATTACAAAGGGAAGCAGAGCAGTAAGAGCAGGTACAGAGAAATTGGTGCAGGGTGCTTGTCATGGAGGAGTTTATGTATGAGAGAGAAAAAGCATAATAGTACTAGCTGTAAATcaataaggaggaagaagaagaagaacaacaacaacaacattttTCTTTGCCATATAAATGGATGTTAA
- the LOC107820732 gene encoding uncharacterized protein LOC107820732 isoform X1, protein MKLEPSMEQSTIGSSRRRDDGDFNLREWTLKAKISRENTNSRRFSASYIRSFREDAKSFRSNISISSTASSPGYTLREEIDPSTYSFTTALKALQAKTVYSWEYMSPDGLALNSKWNEAEKYICNPLSGEVPLECLSAKTLSGRSFRQLTSKITMSAPLIYPSQFQTPQFQTKPPIKVVPHLSTHENEVQIPSKEKKSSITRDVGIQSSSPAYMSSKSPSPARTPSIEERSTKRCVADADDSPMTTPELKSEKLVEVKETRREEDTKRNGEQVEEMRNTSNNNYKGKQSSKSRYREIGAGCLSWRSLCMREKKHNSTSCKSIRRKKKKNNNNNIFLCHINGC, encoded by the exons ATGAAGCTAGAACCTAGTATGGAACAGTCAACTATTGGAAGTTCAAGAAGGAGAGATGATGGAGACTTCAACTTAAGAGAATGGACTCTTAAGGCTAAAATTAGCAGAGAAAATACCAATTCAAGAAGATTTTCAGCTTCTTATATTAGAAGTTTCAGAGAAGATGCTAAGTCTTTTAGATCAAACATATCTATTTCAAGTACTGCTTCTTCCCCTGGCTACACCTTAAGAG AAGAAATTGACCCTTCAACTTATTCTTTTACCACTGCCCTTAAAG CATTGCAGGCAAAAACAGTATATAGTTGGGAATACATGTCACCAGATGGATTGGCTCTAAATTCCAAGTGGAATGAAGCTGAGAAATATATCTGTAATCCATTATCAGGAGAAGTTCCTTTGGAATGTCTATCAGCAAAAACACTAAGTGGGAGATCATTTCGCCAATTAACCAGCAAAATCACCATGTCTGCACCTTTGATTTATCCTTCTCAATTTCAGACTCCACAATTCCAAACAAAACCTCCTATAAAAGTAGTACCTCATTTGTCTACACATGAAAATGAAGTACAAATTCCAAGCAAAG agaAGAAGAGTAGCATTACTAGAGATGTGGGAATACAGAGCAGTAGTCCAGCTTACATGAGTTCAAAGAGTCCAAGTCCTGCTCGTACTCCATCCATTGAGGAAAGATCTACAAAACGCTGCGTAGCAGATGCTGATGATTCACCTATGACTACTCCTGAATTAAAATCTGAGAAACTG GTGGAAGTGAAAGAAACAAGACGAGAAGAAGACACAAAAAGAAATggggagcaggtggaagagatgagaAATACAAGTAATAATAATTACAAAGGGAAGCAGAGCAGTAAGAGCAGGTACAGAGAAATTGGTGCAGGGTGCTTGTCATGGAGGAGTTTATGTATGAGAGAGAAAAAGCATAATAGTACTAGCTGTAAATcaataaggaggaagaagaagaagaacaacaacaacaacattttTCTTTGCCATATAAATGGATGTTAA
- the LOC107820731 gene encoding RHOMBOID-like protein 9, chloroplastic isoform X3 yields the protein MVCTNVLMGRIHHNGCISQLVVPKISHVYKENKRMHLFVSRLSHSTQRSIFGTVKSALNSQEKQLRALDSYFKKLHNSTGASSSNEIEELTGKKHQLKAEKSLKSLNDFSGKANGGAESKLHALSASDDDETFEEASYFSMKMINSGGRAKKLKQYMKLKAKDIDSSNQESSRFYFIGILASINIAVFLFETASPVRNSEIGMLSLPMVYGAKINHLILLGEWWRLLTPMFLHSGVLHIALGCWVLLSFGPQVCKAYGSFAFFLIYILGGISGNLISFLHTPEPTVGGTGPGFALIGAWLIYQVRNKDMLGKESMIEKAIMATAFSFVLSNFGPIDNCFNGNSIWLSYMSNSSSG from the exons ATGGTCTGCACTAATGTACTAATGGGAAGAATTCATCACAATGGATGCATCTCACAGCTGGTTGTGCCTAAAATAAGTCATGTATATAAGGAGAATAAAAGAATGCACCTCTTCGTATCCCGGCTTTCACATAGTACTCAGAGAAGTATATTTGGGACAGTGAAATCTGCATTGAACAGTCAGGAGAAGCAACTGAGAGCCTTAGATTCTTACTTCAAGAAGCTCCATAATAGCACAGGAGCTTCATCTTCGAATGAGATAGAAGAACTAACTGGAAAAAAGCATCAACTTAAAGCAGAGAAGTCACTGaaatctttaaatgattttagtGGAAAAGCCAATGGAG GTGCAGAGTCAAAATTGCATGCTCTTTCTGCTTCTGATGATGACGAAACATTTGAAGAAGCATCATATTTTTCCATGAAAATGATCAACAGTGGTGGCAGGGCTAAGAAACTAAAACAGTACATGAAGTTAAAAGCTAAGGACATTGACAGTTCTAACCAAGAATCATCTCGTTTTTACTTTAT AGGAATACTGGCTTCTATAAACATTGCAGTTTTCCTCTTCGAAACAGCTAGTCCAGTCAGGAACTCTGAAATAGGGATGCTTTCACTTCCAATGGTATATGGTGCGAAGATAAATCATTTGATCCTACTTGGTGAATGGTGGAGACTTCTGACACCAATGTTTCTG CACTCAGGAGTCCTTCACATAGCCCTTGGTTGTTGGGTGCTTCTTAGTTTTGGGCCTCAAGTATGTAAAGCATACGGTTCATTTGCATTTTTCCTGATATATATTCTTGGAGGTATTTCTGGTAACCTCATCAGCTTTCTTCACACCCCAGAGCCAACTGTTGGAGGAACT GGACCTGGTTTTGCCCTAATAGGAGCATGGCTCATTTATCAAGTTCGTAACAAAGACATGCTAGGAAAAGAAAGCATGATTGAGAAGGCGATAATGGCTACTGCTTTCAGCTTTGTGCTTAGCAACTTTGGTCCCATAGATAACTG CTTTAATGGGAATAGCATATGGCTATCTTACATGTCCAACTCTTCAAGTGGATAA
- the LOC107820731 gene encoding RHOMBOID-like protein 9, chloroplastic isoform X2 has protein sequence MVCTNVLMGRIHHNGCISQLVVPKISHVYKENKRMHLFVSRLSHSTQRSIFGTVKSALNSQEKQLRALDSYFKKLHNSTGASSSNEIEELTGKKHQLKAEKSLKSLNDFSGKANGESKLHALSASDDDETFEEASYFSMKMINSGGRAKKLKQYMKLKAKDIDSSNQESSRFYFIGILASINIAVFLFETASPVRNSEIGMLSLPMVYGAKINHLILLGEWWRLLTPMFLHSGVLHIALGCWVLLSFGPQVCKAYGSFAFFLIYILGGISGNLISFLHTPEPTVGGTGPGFALIGAWLIYQVRNKDMLGKESMIEKAIMATAFSFVLSNFGPIDNWAHFGAALMGIAYGYLTCPTLQVDNAASESSQKEGITLVKQYSDPCKSLLYFSVFILLLASLLLVIEPPLNSIAEAVDRF, from the exons ATGGTCTGCACTAATGTACTAATGGGAAGAATTCATCACAATGGATGCATCTCACAGCTGGTTGTGCCTAAAATAAGTCATGTATATAAGGAGAATAAAAGAATGCACCTCTTCGTATCCCGGCTTTCACATAGTACTCAGAGAAGTATATTTGGGACAGTGAAATCTGCATTGAACAGTCAGGAGAAGCAACTGAGAGCCTTAGATTCTTACTTCAAGAAGCTCCATAATAGCACAGGAGCTTCATCTTCGAATGAGATAGAAGAACTAACTGGAAAAAAGCATCAACTTAAAGCAGAGAAGTCACTGaaatctttaaatgattttagtGGAAAAGCCAATGGAG AGTCAAAATTGCATGCTCTTTCTGCTTCTGATGATGACGAAACATTTGAAGAAGCATCATATTTTTCCATGAAAATGATCAACAGTGGTGGCAGGGCTAAGAAACTAAAACAGTACATGAAGTTAAAAGCTAAGGACATTGACAGTTCTAACCAAGAATCATCTCGTTTTTACTTTAT AGGAATACTGGCTTCTATAAACATTGCAGTTTTCCTCTTCGAAACAGCTAGTCCAGTCAGGAACTCTGAAATAGGGATGCTTTCACTTCCAATGGTATATGGTGCGAAGATAAATCATTTGATCCTACTTGGTGAATGGTGGAGACTTCTGACACCAATGTTTCTG CACTCAGGAGTCCTTCACATAGCCCTTGGTTGTTGGGTGCTTCTTAGTTTTGGGCCTCAAGTATGTAAAGCATACGGTTCATTTGCATTTTTCCTGATATATATTCTTGGAGGTATTTCTGGTAACCTCATCAGCTTTCTTCACACCCCAGAGCCAACTGTTGGAGGAACT GGACCTGGTTTTGCCCTAATAGGAGCATGGCTCATTTATCAAGTTCGTAACAAAGACATGCTAGGAAAAGAAAGCATGATTGAGAAGGCGATAATGGCTACTGCTTTCAGCTTTGTGCTTAGCAACTTTGGTCCCATAGATAACTG GGCACATTTTGGAGCAGCTTTAATGGGAATAGCATATGGCTATCTTACATGTCCAACTCTTCAAGTGGATAATGCAGCTTCAGAAAGTAGTCAAAAAGAAGGAATCACATTGGTTAAACAATATTCAGATCCTTGTAAATCTCTTCTTTACTTCTCAGTCTTCATTCTGCTGCTGGCTTCCTTGCTTTTGGTTATAGAACCTCCTCTTAACTCAATAGCTGAAGCTGTTGACAGGTTCTGA